The Bacillota bacterium genome contains the following window.
AGGCATGAAGTCCCCGCGTTAACGTGGGACACGCGGTGGGCTCGACCGCTACGTAGCGCGTCTTCGCTCCCTTGGTAAAATTATCGTGTAAGAACGGGAAACAGAATCCACCGTAGTTGGACCCGCCGCCCACGCAGCCGATGACCACATCCGGCGCCTCACCGGCCTTTTCCATCTGCGCCTTCGCTTCAAGGCCGACCACCGTCTGGTGTAAAAGCACATGATTCAGCACGCTGCCGAGCGAGTAGTTGGTATCCCCATGCGTGGCGGCATCTTCGACCGCCTCGCTGATAGCGACGCCGAGGCTGCCCGGCGAGTCGGGATTGGCTTCCAGGATGGCGCGGCCGGATTGCGTATGATCACTCGGACTTGCAAACACATCGGCGCCGAAAAGCTGCATTAGAACACGCCGGTACGGCTTCTGGTGGTAGCTGACCTTAACCATGTAGACCGTGCACTCAAGCCCGAAAAACTTGCAGGCCATCGAAAGAGCGCTCCCCCACTGTCCGGCCCCGGTTTCAGTGGCCAGACGCTTGATACCTTCCTGCTTATTGTAGTAGGCCTGGGGTAGTGCCGTATTGAGTTTGTGACTTCCGGCCGGGCTGACACCTTCATATTTATAGTATATACGCGCGGGGGTATCGAGCGCCTTCTCCAAACGCCGCGCCCTGATGAGCGGGCTGGGCCGCCAGAGCCGGTAAATCTCGAGAACCTCTTCGGGTATGGGTACCCACCGTTCGGTGGTAACCTCCTGCATAATCAGTCCCATGGGAAAAATCGGTGAAAGATCGTCAGGCCCCACCGGTTTTTTGGTCCCGGGATGAAGGGGCGGCTTCGGCAGATTCGGCATATCCGCCATGATGTTATACCATGCGGTTGGAACTTCTTTTTCGGAAAGCAGAATTTTTGTTTCCAAAAATACTCTACTCCTCTCTAATAAGAAAATTTTGTTTGTACTGCGGCACCTCTCTTGTTGTTTTTCTCGTCTCCCCTAATCTCAACTCCTCTCCCTTTCCGCCGCTACTATTTCACTCTGTTACCGGCGGCCATTAAAAAACATATAGAATTATTCTAAGACAAAATACTCCTTTCAGCAAGTATTACCTATCCTATCATGCTCCGGAATACCCGGGCATTCTGTACCGCCTGACCGCGCGGGTGATTATTGAAGGCGATGAAAACCCGGTCGGTTTCACGGGCGACGGCCTGCACGCCTGGAATCCACTCGGTGAGTTCCGCATCACTATAAAGGTAGTCATAACGCTCCCAGGGTTGACCGTGTTTCCACCATTTCGCAGCGTTTCGCCCGTGAAAACGCACGTAACCAAAGGAAGCGGTCCGGACCGCAACCGGTCCGACCAGACCCTTGAGACGGGGCTCGTCCACGCAAACATACGCAAAATTAAGCGACCGGAGGAGTTCCCAGGTGGACTGCTCGACCCAGCCGGAATGCCTGAATTCCACGGCGGCGGGATCGGCCGGAAATGCGTCCCTTATCCGGACCAGGTACTTTTCGTTCTCCGGTATCTTACGGAAGGAGTAAGGGAACTGGAACAACACGGCGCCGAGCTTCCCGGACTCGCGGAGAGGCTGAAGCGCCAGCCTGAACTTTTCGGCGTCGCTGTTAAAACCGTCCCCCCGCCCGTGGGTAAGCGACCCGTGCGCCTTCACGCTGAACACGAAATCTTCCGGCGTTTTTTCGGCGAGCCGGGCAAGGATCCGGGGCGGCGGCATGTAGTAGTACGTTGAGTTGACCTCCGTAAAGAAAAACTCCCGAGCATAGTAGACGAGCATATCGCCTTTGGCGAGCCGAAGCGGGTAAAACGCGCCGCGCCAGTCATCGTAGCTGTAGCCGGAGGTCCCGGTGAAGATTTTCGCGTTCAACGTAAGTCTCCTTTGGGAGAATGTCAATAACATTATCACCCTTCCGCCGTCCGCTTTTCAAGAAATTTTCCTCTCCGGCCGTCCCTGCAATACCGTCCGTGCCACAGAAAAAGAATACGACCGCACCTGCCGGCACGGCCGTATTATCCCGCAATTCACAATTATTTTCTATTCTGACTTTCTAAAAGGTGGGCACAGCCCACCATACAAGGTAACTTCTACTGACTACTGCTTACTTCTTGCCCGGAAACTCCTTACGCAACACATCCCAGAAGCCGGGCGTCTCAAAACCAAGCCGCCAGATCGCTATCCCGGCCAACCGGTGCTTTTTCATAAGATCGATCTTCTGCCGCATGGTAGCGTGGTTTTCAAACCAGATCTCGCGTTGACGGCCGTTGGGCGCCGTGTAAATATAATAAGGCTCCTGGTAGCGGTCGCTCCATTCGACGGTTACTCCGGTGCGGGCGGCGCGCTCCTCTATCTCGCGTGTCGGCCTTGAAAACCCGCCCGGCTCGCCGGTGGGCCAGTCGTATCCGTAAGTGGCTATCCCTAAATAGATTTGGTCCCGGCGGAAACCCAGGTTCTCCGTCTCTTTAATATTCTGCTCCACCCAGCTGAACGGTGCCACGGGTCCGGGAGGTCCGGAATCCTGGTGCCTGTCGTACGTCATCAGCGATACGTAATCGACCAGTCCCGCCAGTGCGCCGTAATCATATATCCCCTCCACCTCTTTCGGCACCTGAACCTTGGGGATCACGGATATCGCAAGGGTTTTCTTCATGGGTTTGAGTTTGTCGCGCAGCCGCTTTACAAAATCCGTAAGCAGGTCCCGGTCCCCGGAGAATTCCCGTCCGTCGTCTTCCGGCAGCAGTTGTATATCCAGGTTCACGCCGTCATAGTTCTCCGCTTTAACCACCGACGCGATGTTGGCGATTACCCTGTCTCTTGTAGCGGGATCCTGCAGAAAGGTATCATCGTTCCTCCCTACGTTGATCAAAGGTGTTATTTTTAGCTTATAGTCCCGGGCTATCCGCAACGCCTCCCGGTTGACTTTCACGTCGAGACTCCCGTCGGGCATGATGCTGTACCACAGGGGAGCGACATCGTCCAGCAGCTTGCCGTGGGTTTTAAGGGAACCGAATGAATCCGTGGGTCCCGGTTGATCCACGTAGAAACCGACGACCTTGGGATGATAAAGAAATGCCGGTTTTCGGGCCGCGTTCATCCCGACGCCGATTACCACGACCAAACCAAGAAACCCTGCCAAAAGGTACAGAAGTTTATTTTTTTCCATCGCGTCCGCCCTCCGCATGCGTGTTGTAGGGATTCAAAACCATAGCCTGTCTTATGCCTTGCCGGTTCACCGGTCTCTTGCAGGTTATTTTCCCCGGAACACGCCGGCGATAACCAAAAAAACGGTCCTTATAGACCGCATTATCTTCCAACCTCCTACCTCTAACCTCTAACCTCTAACTCCTTACCTCTCACCTCCCAATTCCCAACCTCTCACTTCGGCGGCGGGCCCGGACGTTTCACCACCCGCTGAACGATGCCTATTATCCGGTCGTCCGGTCCAAGCAAGATATCGGGGTAATCACGGTTCAGGTTATTGGCGCGCAAAAGGTAACGCCCGTCCTCCCTGACAAGGTGTTTGACGGTTACCTCCTCGCCGCCGAGCAACGCCACCACAGTGCTTCCGTGATCGGCGGAATCGGTCTGTTTCACCCAGACGATATCGCCGGGGTCGATGCCTGCGCCTGCCATGCTGTCGCCCTCAACCGTCAGGGCGTAGTCCACGTCCAGTTCGCGGGGCGCGCCGGTGTATCCGAGCGTTTCCTCTACCGCCAGCAGCGGCTTTCCCGCCCTGATGCCGCCCACGACCGGCACCTTTTTCAGGTCGTACAACGGCAAAGCCCTGAGGGACCAACCCGGAACTTCGCCCGCCATATCCGGGGTGTGTACAGGTTCCATGTTTTGCGGTTTCGATGCTTGATAAAGCCTTTCCCTTTGAGCGATGAGGTTTTGCAGGAAGGCCGCCTCCCGGCCGGATTCGGTAAGCGCCGACCGCGCCCGGTTGTTTCCGCCTCTATCCGCCCGGGAAGACTCCCGCAGCGCTTTACGGCGGCGGTCTTCCGCCGCGGCGAGCCGCCTTTTTAAGTCCCTTGCCGGTGTGGCGGCCAGGGCGACCAATTCGTTAACATCGGTATCAAAAACGTTGGCCAGCACGAGGAGATCGTCCAGGTCCGGCAGGCGTTTACCCTGCTCCCACGATTGGATCGTAGACGGCGCCTTCCCGATTCGCGCCGCCATCTGCCGGTACGACATGCCCCCGGACAGCCGTTTGGACGCCAGGTATTGCCCGAGGGCCGCGCTTCCGGTGTCCTTCCGGTCCGCCACCAATAAAACACCCCCCAAGCAGAGTCCGGAGTCCTATGTCCTGTGTCCTAAGTCCGGAAACAGGGACTATGATTTTCAACTGTTTCTTCCCGTTCCCGGATTAAGGACTAGTGACTTTCGACTCGTGACTTTTTCAAGAATACCTCCCCGGCATTCGCAAAACCTATAATCACCACAACACCCTTTGAGGGTTGACATTAAGTTCACCGGTGGTGTACACTTAATATTGCCGTCATTGAATATCATCTGTACATTTACGGCATACCAATCATAACACATTTACACCATTGGTGTAAATACTAACGGAGGATTTTCGGAAGGTTAAATTTTCAACTCCCGACCCGTGACCCGTGACTTTTTCCTCGGACCAAGAACTTTCGACTAAGGACTGAGGACTTAGGACAGTATACGGTAGTCAGTAGTGTAAGGGATACAGAAGTCAGGGGGGTCAGAACCCGAGACTTGTGACCCGCGACTTTTGTTTCCCGGACTGACGACTTGGGACTTAGAACCGAGGACTTAACTCATGGCTACTTAATTCCGGAGGCTGATTACAGTGGAATCGAAATCTCTTTCGCAGCTCTTACCGTTGGGCGGCGCCACCGACCGTCAGACCCTTGCGGCGGCCTGCCGCGAACTGGCCGATTCCCTTGCCGCGGAACTTAAATCCAAAGGTCTGGTCTATCAAGAGGTATCCCTGGCGGCCGACACGGAGGACGGCGCCGTGAAAACCGCCGGCCGATTCACCCGCTCCCAGGTGCCGGTAAACCTGCGCCTGCATTTGAACCGGATGGCCTCCCGCCTGCGCATTCACGCACCCGTAGAAAGCCTTACGGTTACGGTAGCGGGACTGGCACGGGCCTCGGTTGAGCAACTGAACCTCTTCGACGGCAGGGATCCTTTACGGGAAGAGCGTGTCCACCGGGTGTTAGATGAGATAAACCGCAGCCACGCGTTGACTTCGGCATCTTCGTTTGAAACCGACCGGCGAGAAAGGATGCTCACCTTTTACGACCCTTACCGGCAGGAGGAAAAAGCCGTTGAAGTCACCGGTAGGAAAGCTCAAGGTAAATGAAGAAAACGGCGTGCCCCGGTCCTTTTGCTGGCGCGGCGGGTCTTATTCCATCCGAACGGTACTTGAAGCCTGGAAAGACACCGGCCGGTGGTGGAAGGATGAGGCGCCCAAGTTTTTCTTCCGGGTCGAAACTACCGGCGGCGGCCTCTGGGAGATTTACCTGGATACCGCCCGGTACGAATGGCATCTTTACAAGGTCTACGATTGATAGTCCCGAGTCCCGAGTCCCGAGTCCCGAGTCCCGAGTCCCGAGTCCCGAGTCCCGAGTCCCGAGTCCCGAGTCCCGAGTCCCGAGTCCCGAGTCCCGAGTCAAAAAACAAACCAGCTATTTTCATAGACCCGCGACCCCTGACTCCTGACTCGTGACTGAGGACTAAGGACTGAGGACTTGAGTCGCAACCCGTATCTCGCCTTCTTGTTTGTCGCTCCTAATCCCGGACTAAGGACTTATGACCGAGGACCGCGGACTCGATTCCCGTAACTCGTGACTCTTGACTTAGGACTAACGACTGAGGACTTAGGACTGGAAACATATGACTCTTCAACCGCCCTTTGTTCACCTCCACGTCCACTCCCCCTTCTCCTTCCTCGACGGCGCATGCGCCATCGAGGAGATGACGGCACGCGCCGCGGACCTGTCTATGCCGGCGCTGGCCCTTACCGACCACAATAACGTCAGCGCGGCGGTACGCTTCGCCCGGGCGGCGAAAAAGGCCGGCATCAAACCGATCCAGGGGGCGGAAGTGACCGCCGCCGGCGGCTTCCACCTGACCCTCCTCGCCCAGGACGCGCGGGGTTACGCCAACCTCTGCCGGCTGCTCACCCGCGCCCACCTGAACAACCCCCGCGGCAAACCCCGGTGCGCCTGGCGCGACTTTGAGGAACACCATCACGGTCTGATCGCCCTCTCCGGCTGCCGGCGTGGTGAGATCGCCTCGCTGATCCTCGGCCGGAGATACGAGGAGGCGAAGCAGGCCGCGCTGCGCTGTTTGGCCCTGTGGGGGAAGCGGTTTTATCTGGAACTGCAGGACACCCTGCTGCCCGGCAACCGCCTTTTGAACAAATGTCTCCTGGAACTGGGGCAAGCCCTGAAGATTCCGGCGGTCGCCACCAACAACGCGCATTACGCGCGCCCGGAAGA
Protein-coding sequences here:
- a CDS encoding TrpB-like pyridoxal phosphate-dependent enzyme, whose product is METKILLSEKEVPTAWYNIMADMPNLPKPPLHPGTKKPVGPDDLSPIFPMGLIMQEVTTERWVPIPEEVLEIYRLWRPSPLIRARRLEKALDTPARIYYKYEGVSPAGSHKLNTALPQAYYNKQEGIKRLATETGAGQWGSALSMACKFFGLECTVYMVKVSYHQKPYRRVLMQLFGADVFASPSDHTQSGRAILEANPDSPGSLGVAISEAVEDAATHGDTNYSLGSVLNHVLLHQTVVGLEAKAQMEKAGEAPDVVIGCVGGGSNYGGFCFPFLHDNFTKGAKTRYVAVEPTACPTLTRGLHAYDFGDVAGLTPLVYMYTLGKDFMPAAIHAGGLRYHGDAPLLCQVVADGFVEARAYKQKQIFDAAVQFAHAEAIVPAPESAHAIRCAIDEALAAREAGESRVVLFNLSGHGHFDLGAYDDYLAGQIEDYILPEEELRQALSKLPKVE
- a CDS encoding DUF72 domain-containing protein, yielding MNAKIFTGTSGYSYDDWRGAFYPLRLAKGDMLVYYAREFFFTEVNSTYYYMPPPRILARLAEKTPEDFVFSVKAHGSLTHGRGDGFNSDAEKFRLALQPLRESGKLGAVLFQFPYSFRKIPENEKYLVRIRDAFPADPAAVEFRHSGWVEQSTWELLRSLNFAYVCVDEPRLKGLVGPVAVRTASFGYVRFHGRNAAKWWKHGQPWERYDYLYSDAELTEWIPGVQAVARETDRVFIAFNNHPRGQAVQNARVFRSMIG
- a CDS encoding glycosyl hydrolase family 18 protein, whose amino-acid sequence is MEKNKLLYLLAGFLGLVVVIGVGMNAARKPAFLYHPKVVGFYVDQPGPTDSFGSLKTHGKLLDDVAPLWYSIMPDGSLDVKVNREALRIARDYKLKITPLINVGRNDDTFLQDPATRDRVIANIASVVKAENYDGVNLDIQLLPEDDGREFSGDRDLLTDFVKRLRDKLKPMKKTLAISVIPKVQVPKEVEGIYDYGALAGLVDYVSLMTYDRHQDSGPPGPVAPFSWVEQNIKETENLGFRRDQIYLGIATYGYDWPTGEPGGFSRPTREIEERAARTGVTVEWSDRYQEPYYIYTAPNGRQREIWFENHATMRQKIDLMKKHRLAGIAIWRLGFETPGFWDVLRKEFPGKK
- a CDS encoding S24 family peptidase: MADRKDTGSAALGQYLASKRLSGGMSYRQMAARIGKAPSTIQSWEQGKRLPDLDDLLVLANVFDTDVNELVALAATPARDLKRRLAAAEDRRRKALRESSRADRGGNNRARSALTESGREAAFLQNLIAQRERLYQASKPQNMEPVHTPDMAGEVPGWSLRALPLYDLKKVPVVGGIRAGKPLLAVEETLGYTGAPRELDVDYALTVEGDSMAGAGIDPGDIVWVKQTDSADHGSTVVALLGGEEVTVKHLVREDGRYLLRANNLNRDYPDILLGPDDRIIGIVQRVVKRPGPPPK
- a CDS encoding DUF6504 family protein, which gives rise to MKSPVGKLKVNEENGVPRSFCWRGGSYSIRTVLEAWKDTGRWWKDEAPKFFFRVETTGGGLWEIYLDTARYEWHLYKVYD